From the Anguilla anguilla isolate fAngAng1 chromosome 8, fAngAng1.pri, whole genome shotgun sequence genome, one window contains:
- the tmem71 gene encoding transmembrane protein 71, with product MADNPKQYYLPATDMSLLFSGAITSSPVKTKAPATDQSYHRLGRSLLSPDSSYECYSVNPLTGSPCSCRRSPRLLSNGYYVLTEDSFVCDDEGNISLTPSKTNISYKENLVRIFRRRRRPRRSLASLFNMTKSCQSWLDRRLFGGVCHPPLAESSWVEDSVLAGDDTCNFTYDHNPVPPPPNKPSQKLWLQEEACADASFSQEQFSQSLGGLLDVPPPSPFFAQSCCLHPPQPTDSAIVKALLFIILTVCLFTAVFSRWLLGGLAVASIIFTLILSSIFLSKSTFRSTGKWHRAKTEDITSRNE from the exons ATGGCAGATAACCCAAAGCAATATTATCTGCCTGCTACAGACATGTCATTGCTGTTCTCTGGAGCCATTACAA GTTCACCAGTTAAAACCAAAGCTCCAGCCACTGACCAGTCATATCATAG ACTGGGCCGGTCCCTGTTGTCCCCTGACTCGTCGTACGAGTGCTACTCCGTCAACCCCCTGACTGGATCCCCCTGCTCCTGCCGGCGCAgcccccgcctcctctccaACGGTTACTATGTGCTGACAGAGGACAGCTTTGTGTGTGACGATGAGGGCAATATCTCCCTCACCCCTTCCAAAACCAACATCTCCTATAAGGAAAACCTGGTCAG GATATTCCGCCGCCGGCGGAGGCCACGCAGGTCCCTTGCCAGCCTGTTCAACATGACCAAATCCTGCCAGTCCTGGCTGGACCGCAGGCTCTTCGGAGGGGTGTGCCACCCCCCCCTTGCTGAGTCCTCCTGGGTGGAGGACAGTGTGCTCGCGGGTGATGACACCTGCAACTTCACTTATG ACCACAACCCTGTCCCACCCCCTCCAAACAAGCCCTCCCAGAAGCTCTGGCTGCAGGAGGAAGCATGTGCAGATGCTTCCTTCTCTCAGGAGCAGTTCAGCCAATCACTGGGAGGCTTACTGGATGTCCCGCCTCCCTCACCTTTCTTTGCCCAGAGTTGCTGCCTCCATCCCCCTCAGCCAACAG ATTCTGCCATTGTGAAAGCCCTTCTGTTCATCATCTTGACTGTCTGCCTGTTTACTGCCGTGTTCTCAAG GTGGCTGCTGGGGGGACTGGCTGTGGCTTCCATCATCTTCACTTTGATTCTATCTTCCATCT TCCTGTCAAAGTCTACCTTCAGGAGCACGGGGAAGTGGCACAGAGCCAAGACAGAG GATATCACGTCAAGGAATGAATAG
- the ift57 gene encoding intraflagellar transport protein 57 homolog: protein MTDDTRRGEEDERGPGAAYQMFVVMEDLLDKLKLLDYEEAVLEKHNMKALSRHYFASSAYMTSNPGEQFYMFTILASWLINEAGRPFEQPQEYDDPNATVANILAELRAFGGKVDFPPSKLKAGSGEHVCYVLDRLAEEALKKKSFTWKKPCYPTEELEEDSVMEDDAELTLSKVEEEMTEEPDDYEEDDLIDLDALKARTNQNEVNGSSKPEDILESNTDAAEWNLEVERVLPQLKVTIRTDNKDWRIHVDQMHQHKEGIESSLKEAKGYLNKLQEEISKTLEKVGSREKYINNQLEHLIQEFRSAQSKLSEAKERYQQGSGGVTERTRVLSEISEDLEKVKQEMEEKGSSMTDGAPVVKIKQSLTKLKQEIVQMDIRMGVVEHTLLQAKLKEKSNMTRDMHATNIPEAAIGGY from the exons ATGACAGATGACACTAGGCGAGGGGAAGAAGATGAGCGGGGTCCCGGTGCTGCTTATCAGATGTTTGTTGTCATGGAGGATCTGCTAGATAAACTGAAGCTTCTGGACTACGAGGAGGCAGTTCTGGAGAAACACAATATGAAAGCTCTCTCCAG ACATTACTTCGCTTCAAGCGCCTACATGACTTCGAACCCAGGCGAACAATTCTACATGTTTACAATCCTTGCATCCTGGCTCATTAACGAGGCGGGTAGACCGTTTGAGCAGCCGCAGGAATACGACGATCCCAACGCGACCGTGGCAAACATTCTTGCGGAGCTCCGAGCGTTT GGTGGGAAGGTGGATTTCCCTCCTTCAAAGCTGAAAGCTGGCTCAGGGGAACACGTGTGCTATGTGCTAGATCGTCTGGCAGAAGAagctttgaaaaagaaaagtttcaCATGGAAGAA ACCGTGCTATCCCacagaggagctggaggaggattCTGTCATGGAGGATGATGCTGAGCTCACGCTGAGCAAAGTGGAGGAGgaaatgact GAAGAACCTGATGACTATGAGGAGGATGATCTCATTGATCTTGATGCACTGAAGGCGAGGACCAATCAGAAT GAAGTTAATGGATCCTCAAAACCTGAGGATATTTTGGAGTCAAACACAGATGCGGCCGAGTGGAATCTGGAAGTGGAGCGGGTTCTTCCGCAGCTGAAGGTGACCATCAGGACGGACAACAAG GACTGGAGAATACACGTTGATCAAATGCACCAGCACAAGGAGGGCATTGAGTCTTCACTGAAGGAAGCCAAG GGCTACCTCAACAAACTGCAGGAAGAGATCAGTAAGACTTTGGAGAAGGTTGGCAGCAGGGAGAAGTACATCAACAACCAGCTGGAGCACCTTATCCAGGAGTTCCGCTCTGCGCAGTCCAAGCTGAGTGAG GCCAAGGAGCGCTACCAGCAAGGAAGTGGCGGTGTTACAGAAAGGACAAGAGTCCTCTCTGAG ATCAGTGAGGACCTGGAAAAGGTGAAacaggagatggaggagaaggggagTAGCATGACAGACGGGG CCCCGGTGGTCAAGATCAAACAGAGCCTGACcaaactgaaacaggaaatcGTTCAGATGGACATCCGCATGGGCGTGGTGGAGCACACACTGCTTCAGGCCAAATTGAAGGAGAAGTCAAACATGACCAGAGACATGCACGCTACCAATATCCCTGAGGCTGCCATTGGTGGATATTAA
- the LOC118233303 gene encoding zinc finger protein 776-like isoform X1, producing MAKSPQKKTPHKTVEDVCRLCDTTFTDKKNKHNLIIGALEAKPAYTLALEELTGLVKTTDDLIAVCSSCRTLLNRYHRSSCEVERIGTLVKSMSLAHAAARVKRCAKSTPTDDGRVRKRINIGHESLARRSLGFSECASKEERRPESLAIKKEKFEEELESSDPQGGLNLSEERPVEPAVERALIAEPQTEPTIDTEELTEQHSTRHSVWEDGTLDTVLKAEPDNETINLLDAGSEHTAGRQDILDEHVMYKRAGQLDTFYTRGFAEKETASAACSYATPPDSASFPGSSDLQPILSAGNGKTLPTWNKMAASEAVHTQHRRYRQDRRRERLQLANVPFPPQAQMAAPEDTGPKPRIPDVNRWAPCDDRFTKSKSVKAPYRVGTTRRKLFICTYCGKSLACLKNLKTHLRVHTGEKPFSCAQCGKRFADSSNLKRHQSVHTGERKYGCTHCGKRFAQSGSLKVHQNVHTGHRQYICAQCGKTFLSSSHLKRHVTVHAEEQF from the exons ATGGCTAAATCCCCACAAAAGAAAACGCCACATAAAACAGTAGAAGACGTATGTCGACTATGTGATACGACTTttactgataaaaaaaacaaacataacttGATCATCGGTGCCCTAGAGGCGAAGCCTGCCTATACTTTAGCTCTGGAGGAGCTCACTGGACTCGTTAAAACCACAGACGATTTAATAGCTGTATGTAGCTCTTGCAGAACGTTATTAAACCGATATCACAGAAGCTCGTGTGAAGTGGAACGGATTGGTACATTGGTCAAGTCAATGTCACTGGCGCATGCCGCTGCCAGAGTTAAAAGATGTGCCAAATCAACTCCGACTGACGATGGCCGTGTCAGAAAACGAATCAACATCGGGCATGAGAGTCTTGCGAGACGGAGTCTGGGCTTTTCCGAG TGTGCAAGCAAAGAGGAAAGAAGACCTGAATCACTTGCCATTAAAAAGGAGAAGTTTGAAGAAGAGTTGGAGAGCAGTGATCCACAGGGAGGACTAAATCTCAGTGAAGAGA GACCTGTGGAACCAGCTGTTGAAAGGGCTCTCATTGCAGAACCACAGACTGAACCTACAATagacacagaggagctcactgagcagcacagcacCAGACACAGTGTTTGGGAAGATGGCACACTGGACACTGTTCTCAAGGCAGAACCAGATAATGAGACTATAAACCTCCTGGATGCAGGCTCTGAACACACAGCAGGGAGGCAGGACATTTTGGACGAGCACGTCATGTACAAGAGAGCGGGCCAACTGGACACTTTCTACACGCGGGGGTTTGCTGAAAAAGAGACCGCGAGTGCAGCGTGCTCTTACGCGACTCCGCCGGACTCCGCAAGCTTTCCAGGTAGCTCGGATTTACAGCCCATCCTCTCTGCAGGGAACGGCAAGACGCTTCCCACGTGGAACAAGATGGCAGCTTCTGAAGCGgtccacacacagcacaggcgcTACAGACAGGACCGGCGGCGGGAGCGGCTGCAGCTGGCCAACGTGCCGTTTCCGCCCCAGGCCCAAATGGCTGCGCCAGAGGACACGGGTCCCAAACCCAGGATCCCAGATGTGAACAGATGGGCCCCTTGCGATGACCGCTTCACCAAATCCAAAAGCGTGAAGGCCCCTTACCGAGTCGGCACGACGAGGAGAAAGCTGTTCATCTGTACGTATTGCGGAAAGAGCCTAGCTTGCCTGAAAAACCTTAAAACGCACCTGAGGGTTCACACCGGAGAAAAGCCATTCAGTTGCGCGCAGTGCGGGAAGCGCTTCGCCGATTCCAGCAACCTGAAGAGGCACCAGAGCGTCCACACGGGCGAGAGGAAGTACGGGTGCACGCACTGCGGCAAACGCTTTGCCCAGTCTGGGTCGCTCAAAGTACACCAGAACGTCCACACGGGACACAGGCAGTACATCTGTGCCCAGTGCGGGAAGACCTTCCTTTCTTCTAGTCATCTCAAGAGACATGTGACTGTTCACGCTGAAGAACAATTTTAA
- the LOC118233303 gene encoding zinc finger protein 181-like isoform X2, translating to MNSVSFQTQLASIMEVLANAAVAEICELVDDGYAVLHLEISRKQKENEALKRKLQMMELRISRRCTEKPRARIRDEIIGTESENAEFPPEERVGNPLDVGVWKEGEPTIVDVEDTIKHDECASKEERRPESLAIKKEKFEEELESSDPQGGLNLSEERPVEPAVERALIAEPQTEPTIDTEELTEQHSTRHSVWEDGTLDTVLKAEPDNETINLLDAGSEHTAGRQDILDEHVMYKRAGQLDTFYTRGFAEKETASAACSYATPPDSASFPGSSDLQPILSAGNGKTLPTWNKMAASEAVHTQHRRYRQDRRRERLQLANVPFPPQAQMAAPEDTGPKPRIPDVNRWAPCDDRFTKSKSVKAPYRVGTTRRKLFICTYCGKSLACLKNLKTHLRVHTGEKPFSCAQCGKRFADSSNLKRHQSVHTGERKYGCTHCGKRFAQSGSLKVHQNVHTGHRQYICAQCGKTFLSSSHLKRHVTVHAEEQF from the exons ATGAATTCTGTCTCTTTTCAAACACAACTGGCCTCCATCATGGAGGTATTAGCTAATGCGGCAGTAGCAGAAATTTGCGAACTTGTAGATGATGGCTATGCTGTTTTGCACCTTGAAATATCACGGaagcagaaagaaaatgaagccCTAAAGAGGAAATTACAAATGATGGAGCTGAGGATATCGCGGCGTTGTACCGAGAAACCACGAGCTCGGATTCGCGATGAAATAATAGGAACGGAAAGCG AGAATGCTGAGTTCCCCCCCGAAGAGAGAGTTGGCAATCCGTTGGACGTCGGTGTTTGGAAAGAAGGGGAGCCCACTATTGTGGATGTGGAAGACACTATAAAACATGACGAG TGTGCAAGCAAAGAGGAAAGAAGACCTGAATCACTTGCCATTAAAAAGGAGAAGTTTGAAGAAGAGTTGGAGAGCAGTGATCCACAGGGAGGACTAAATCTCAGTGAAGAGA GACCTGTGGAACCAGCTGTTGAAAGGGCTCTCATTGCAGAACCACAGACTGAACCTACAATagacacagaggagctcactgagcagcacagcacCAGACACAGTGTTTGGGAAGATGGCACACTGGACACTGTTCTCAAGGCAGAACCAGATAATGAGACTATAAACCTCCTGGATGCAGGCTCTGAACACACAGCAGGGAGGCAGGACATTTTGGACGAGCACGTCATGTACAAGAGAGCGGGCCAACTGGACACTTTCTACACGCGGGGGTTTGCTGAAAAAGAGACCGCGAGTGCAGCGTGCTCTTACGCGACTCCGCCGGACTCCGCAAGCTTTCCAGGTAGCTCGGATTTACAGCCCATCCTCTCTGCAGGGAACGGCAAGACGCTTCCCACGTGGAACAAGATGGCAGCTTCTGAAGCGgtccacacacagcacaggcgcTACAGACAGGACCGGCGGCGGGAGCGGCTGCAGCTGGCCAACGTGCCGTTTCCGCCCCAGGCCCAAATGGCTGCGCCAGAGGACACGGGTCCCAAACCCAGGATCCCAGATGTGAACAGATGGGCCCCTTGCGATGACCGCTTCACCAAATCCAAAAGCGTGAAGGCCCCTTACCGAGTCGGCACGACGAGGAGAAAGCTGTTCATCTGTACGTATTGCGGAAAGAGCCTAGCTTGCCTGAAAAACCTTAAAACGCACCTGAGGGTTCACACCGGAGAAAAGCCATTCAGTTGCGCGCAGTGCGGGAAGCGCTTCGCCGATTCCAGCAACCTGAAGAGGCACCAGAGCGTCCACACGGGCGAGAGGAAGTACGGGTGCACGCACTGCGGCAAACGCTTTGCCCAGTCTGGGTCGCTCAAAGTACACCAGAACGTCCACACGGGACACAGGCAGTACATCTGTGCCCAGTGCGGGAAGACCTTCCTTTCTTCTAGTCATCTCAAGAGACATGTGACTGTTCACGCTGAAGAACAATTTTAA